A genomic window from Xenorhabdus cabanillasii includes:
- the purE gene encoding 5-(carboxyamino)imidazole ribonucleotide mutase, producing MTASPDPEKAISTTTVTFTAETPHHAKIAIVMGSKSDWATMQHAADVLTSLGIPFHVEVVSAHRTPDKLFHFAEQAKANGFDVIIAGAGGAAHLPGMLAAKTLVPVFGVPVQSAALSGVDSLYSIVQMPKGIPVGTLAIGKAGAANAALLAAQVLALHDVALFQRLSEWRQTQTQDVLDNPDPREEA from the coding sequence ATGACGGCAAGCCCTGATCCCGAAAAAGCTATTTCCACAACAACGGTTACCTTTACAGCAGAAACGCCACATCATGCCAAAATTGCTATTGTCATGGGGTCAAAAAGCGACTGGGCAACAATGCAACATGCAGCCGATGTTTTAACCTCCCTTGGTATTCCTTTCCATGTTGAAGTTGTTTCGGCGCACCGAACACCCGATAAACTTTTTCATTTTGCCGAACAGGCGAAAGCAAACGGTTTTGATGTAATTATTGCTGGTGCAGGTGGCGCAGCCCATCTGCCGGGAATGCTGGCAGCTAAAACCTTAGTTCCTGTATTTGGTGTCCCTGTACAGAGTGCTGCGTTGAGTGGTGTTGATAGTCTCTATTCCATCGTACAAATGCCAAAAGGCATTCCGGTTGGTACGCTGGCTATCGGCAAAGCGGGAGCAGCAAATGCAGCATTGTTGGCGGCTCAGGTATTAGCATTACATGATGTTGCCCTGTTCCAACGTCTGTCAGAGTGGCGTCAGACACAAACTCAGGATGTTCTGGATAATCCAGACCCTCGGGAGGAAGCATGA
- the ybbA gene encoding putative ABC transporter ATP-binding protein YbbA, giving the protein MAVESILEVHNLIKHVGQGEQVINILQGVELLVEPAQTIALIGESGSGKSTLLGIIAGLDDGSSGEVHLLGQNISRMDEEQRAQLRAENVGFVFQSFMLIPTLNALENVQLPALLRGESESHSRQQAIELLEQLGLGKRLKHMPAQLSGGEQQRVALARAFSTRPKILFADEPTGNLDRQTGDRIADLLFSLNHDYATTLILVTHDNQLAARCQRRLRLMDGKLREEA; this is encoded by the coding sequence ATGGCTGTAGAAAGTATTCTTGAAGTTCATAATCTCATTAAACATGTTGGCCAAGGGGAACAGGTAATTAATATATTGCAAGGTGTTGAGCTACTTGTCGAGCCGGCACAGACAATTGCATTAATTGGTGAGTCAGGTTCAGGGAAATCCACTTTGCTGGGCATTATTGCCGGTTTGGATGATGGCAGTTCAGGGGAAGTGCATTTGCTGGGACAGAATATCAGCCGTATGGACGAAGAACAGCGGGCACAATTACGGGCAGAAAATGTGGGTTTTGTTTTCCAATCGTTTATGTTGATCCCCACCCTGAATGCGTTGGAAAACGTTCAGCTCCCGGCACTTTTGCGTGGAGAATCCGAAAGTCATAGTCGCCAGCAGGCTATCGAATTACTCGAACAGTTAGGATTGGGAAAACGGCTGAAACATATGCCGGCCCAACTTTCGGGTGGAGAACAGCAACGGGTTGCATTGGCCAGAGCATTCAGTACTCGCCCAAAAATCCTGTTTGCGGATGAACCGACGGGCAATCTCGACCGTCAAACTGGTGACCGTATCGCAGATCTGCTTTTTTCGCTCAACCACGATTATGCTACGACACTGATTCTGGTGACACATGATAATCAGCTTGCAGCCCGCTGCCAGCGCCGTTTGCGTCTGATGGATGGAAAATTGCGGGAGGAAGCATGA
- the ppiB gene encoding peptidylprolyl isomerase B has product MVTFHTNFGDIVINTFAEKAPVTVENFLNYCREGFYDNTIFHRVINGFMIQGGGFEPGMKQKTTQSPIQNEANNGLKNSRGTIAMARTNDPHSATAQFFINIVDNDFLNFRSERPDGWGYCVFAEVVEGMDVVDKIKGVSTGRSGMHQDVPHEDVIIERVTVSE; this is encoded by the coding sequence ATGGTGACTTTTCATACCAATTTCGGCGATATCGTAATTAATACTTTCGCCGAAAAAGCGCCTGTAACTGTTGAAAATTTCTTGAATTACTGCCGTGAAGGCTTCTACGACAACACTATTTTTCACCGCGTCATCAATGGCTTCATGATTCAAGGTGGTGGTTTTGAACCTGGTATGAAGCAAAAAACGACTCAATCCCCTATCCAGAACGAAGCCAATAATGGCCTGAAGAACAGTCGTGGTACTATCGCAATGGCACGTACCAATGATCCGCATTCTGCAACGGCTCAATTCTTCATCAACATTGTTGATAATGATTTCCTGAACTTCCGCTCAGAGCGCCCGGACGGCTGGGGTTACTGTGTATTTGCTGAAGTTGTGGAAGGCATGGATGTAGTTGATAAAATTAAAGGTGTTTCCACTGGCCGCAGCGGTATGCACCAAGATGTACCACACGAAGATGTGATCATTGAACGTGTTACTGTCAGCGAATAA
- a CDS encoding riboflavin synthase subunit alpha translates to MYTGIVQGTESVLSLNKKDGFSTIVISNDNHFFDDIAIGASVAIDGTCLTVTQFSENKITFDISDFTADTTTLKFLSIGDKVNIERSHQMYKENGGHNLYGHIEGIAEVVEFTATGETYRLVIRIPQDNIKYFFLKGFIGLHGCSLTINGIDEENKTIALNLIPETLRLTNLSKIKVGDFLNYEIDQTTRTIVDTLSRMLLKK, encoded by the coding sequence ATGTATACAGGAATTGTACAAGGTACAGAAAGCGTATTATCACTCAATAAAAAAGATGGATTCAGCACAATAGTAATTAGTAATGATAATCATTTTTTTGATGATATTGCTATTGGAGCCAGTGTTGCTATTGATGGCACTTGTCTGACTGTCACTCAATTTAGCGAAAATAAAATCACTTTTGATATTTCCGATTTTACTGCTGATACCACAACGTTAAAGTTTCTTTCCATTGGGGATAAAGTCAACATTGAACGCTCACACCAGATGTATAAAGAAAATGGGGGGCACAATCTTTATGGACATATAGAAGGGATTGCTGAAGTAGTAGAATTTACTGCAACAGGTGAAACTTATCGGTTGGTTATTCGGATCCCCCAAGACAATATTAAATATTTTTTCTTGAAAGGTTTCATCGGACTTCATGGCTGTAGTTTAACTATCAATGGTATTGATGAAGAGAATAAAACCATTGCCTTAAATCTGATCCCTGAAACCTTAAGATTAACCAATCTCAGTAAGATCAAAGTAGGGGATTTCCTTAATTATGAAATCGACCAAACCACAAGGACTATTGTAGATACACTATCCAGAATGTTATTAAAGAAATAG
- the tesA gene encoding multifunctional acyl-CoA thioesterase I/protease I/lysophospholipase L1 has product MNFKNTFYSHVLFLFLLVLCSARAVAADTLLILGDSLSAGYRLPIEQSWPTLMAKKWQQSGNKITVINGSISGNTAAQGLERLPELLKQHNPKWVLIELGANDGLRGFPARQIEQDLQKIITLVKQANANPLLMQIYISPNYGKRYTESFAKIYPSLSKHNQIPLLPFFMEHVAIKPEWMQDDGLHPNQTAQPFIADWMSSKLSAYITHK; this is encoded by the coding sequence ATGAACTTCAAGAATACTTTCTACAGCCATGTACTTTTCCTTTTCTTGTTAGTGCTATGCAGTGCCAGAGCAGTGGCGGCTGATACTCTACTTATATTAGGAGATAGTCTCAGTGCTGGCTATCGCCTGCCCATTGAGCAGTCATGGCCCACCCTAATGGCAAAAAAATGGCAGCAATCCGGTAATAAAATAACCGTCATTAATGGCAGTATCAGCGGTAATACCGCAGCACAGGGGCTTGAACGTCTGCCTGAGTTACTGAAACAACACAATCCTAAATGGGTTCTGATCGAACTCGGAGCGAACGATGGCTTACGTGGTTTTCCGGCCCGGCAAATAGAACAAGATCTGCAAAAGATCATTACCTTGGTAAAACAAGCCAACGCTAACCCATTATTGATGCAAATCTATATTTCGCCGAATTATGGAAAACGCTACACCGAATCTTTCGCCAAAATTTACCCTTCTTTATCAAAACACAATCAAATCCCTTTATTGCCATTTTTTATGGAGCACGTTGCTATCAAGCCAGAATGGATGCAAGATGATGGGCTGCATCCCAATCAAACCGCACAACCTTTTATTGCTGATTGGATGTCCAGCAAACTGTCAGCATATATCACCCATAAGTAA
- the purK gene encoding 5-(carboxyamino)imidazole ribonucleotide synthase has product MKPVCVLGNGQLGRMLRQAGEPLGIAVYPIGLNAEPESVPYQSSIITAEIERWPETDLTRELAHHSTFINRDIFPQLADRLPQKQLLDSLELATAPWKVLADPNQWPQLFNELGDFIIVKRRTGGYDGRGQWRIRPGDEAELPPEIYGECIVEQGIPFSGEVSLVGARNAQGKSVFYPLTHNLHQEGILRTSVALPNSHHQLQQQAEKMLSIIMEHLNYIGVMAMECFIVGNDLLINELAPRVHNSGHWTQNGASISQFELHLRAILDLPMPQPEILAPSVMVNLIGTEINPEWLSLPLVRLHWYDKEVRSMRKVGHLNLVHSDRDILRAALQTLSSLLPEEYQTGLKWAQDKLN; this is encoded by the coding sequence ATGAAGCCTGTTTGTGTTCTGGGTAATGGCCAATTGGGTAGAATGCTGCGTCAGGCAGGTGAACCATTAGGAATAGCGGTCTATCCGATTGGGCTGAACGCTGAACCAGAATCCGTTCCCTATCAGAGCAGTATCATCACCGCTGAAATTGAGCGTTGGCCTGAGACGGACTTAACCCGCGAACTCGCTCATCACAGTACCTTTATTAACCGTGATATTTTTCCGCAACTGGCTGATCGCCTGCCACAAAAGCAACTCCTGGATAGTCTTGAGTTGGCGACAGCGCCGTGGAAGGTACTGGCTGATCCCAACCAATGGCCACAGTTGTTTAACGAACTAGGTGATTTTATTATCGTTAAACGTCGTACCGGGGGTTATGATGGCCGTGGCCAATGGCGTATCCGACCGGGTGATGAAGCTGAATTGCCGCCCGAAATTTACGGTGAATGTATTGTGGAGCAAGGTATTCCATTTTCAGGGGAAGTCTCTCTGGTTGGTGCCCGTAACGCTCAGGGAAAATCGGTATTTTATCCACTGACCCATAATCTACATCAGGAAGGTATCTTACGTACAAGTGTTGCTTTGCCAAATTCACATCATCAACTACAACAACAAGCAGAAAAAATGCTGTCCATTATCATGGAGCATCTGAATTATATTGGTGTCATGGCGATGGAGTGCTTTATTGTTGGTAATGATTTGCTGATTAATGAGCTGGCACCACGGGTACACAATAGCGGTCACTGGACACAAAATGGTGCTTCCATCAGTCAATTTGAACTTCATCTACGGGCAATTCTCGATTTACCTATGCCTCAACCGGAAATATTGGCGCCTTCAGTGATGGTCAATCTGATCGGTACAGAAATAAATCCTGAATGGCTCAGCTTACCGCTCGTTCGTTTACATTGGTATGATAAGGAAGTTCGTTCAATGCGTAAGGTAGGGCATCTGAATCTGGTTCATTCTGACAGAGATATATTAAGAGCGGCACTACAAACATTAAGCTCGTTATTGCCTGAAGAGTACCAAACTGGCCTGAAATGGGCACAAGACAAATTAAACTGA
- a CDS encoding outer membrane protein OmpK: protein MPFLRKQRINNTFRSVTATSTGLSVISLCFLFSSPVQASAFVNFQSIDTSLYFQLGNKVAPEKTLSPIIEAFGDYKIGDMYVYSIWQNSLQNDYKGDKSTYYYKFVPRLSASKMTGYDFSYGPLKDVLFAQWIAKTKNVKYDYFPGISFDWQVDGFSWLRTIFYFENNAKGNWNDQRIHIDYGIPFSNRLGDFRIAGTFDYTLGRRDNPEMFDFKPELHYDLGKKLGYQPGHLWTGIVINPVKNKYKIKDTSYFRTNQFSYGIFIRYSFF, encoded by the coding sequence GTGCCATTTCTAAGGAAGCAAAGAATAAACAATACATTCAGGTCTGTGACCGCAACAAGTACCGGTTTATCTGTCATCTCCTTATGTTTTCTTTTTTCGTCACCTGTGCAAGCCAGTGCTTTTGTCAATTTTCAATCAATCGATACCAGCCTTTATTTCCAACTCGGAAATAAAGTTGCCCCTGAGAAAACCCTCTCGCCTATCATTGAAGCCTTCGGTGATTACAAAATTGGTGATATGTATGTCTACAGTATTTGGCAAAATTCACTGCAAAATGATTATAAAGGCGATAAAAGCACCTATTACTATAAATTTGTGCCCAGACTCAGTGCCAGCAAAATGACAGGATATGACTTTTCCTATGGCCCATTGAAAGATGTGCTGTTTGCTCAGTGGATTGCTAAAACTAAAAACGTAAAATATGACTATTTCCCCGGTATCAGCTTTGACTGGCAGGTAGATGGGTTCAGTTGGTTACGAACCATTTTTTATTTTGAAAACAACGCAAAAGGGAACTGGAACGATCAACGCATCCACATCGACTATGGTATTCCTTTCAGTAATCGTCTGGGGGATTTCCGCATTGCAGGAACGTTCGACTACACACTGGGACGGCGCGATAATCCAGAGATGTTTGATTTCAAACCAGAGTTACATTATGACCTGGGGAAAAAATTGGGGTATCAACCCGGTCATCTGTGGACAGGTATTGTCATCAATCCGGTTAAAAATAAGTACAAAATAAAAGATACGTCTTACTTTCGCACAAACCAATTTAGCTATGGGATATTTATTCGATACAGCTTTTTTTAA
- the ybbP gene encoding putative ABC transporter permease subunit YbbP: MIWRWFWREWRTPSLLIVWLSLTLAVACVLALGRIGDRIDQSVHYQSRDFLAGDLVLRASYPVDGSWLKLAQEKGLTLSRQISFSTMTYAGDIPQLAQVKATDERYPLYGELETNPKGLKPEKGSVLVAPRLLALLNIKVGDNLDVGDTTLRISGELLQEPDSGFNPFQLSPRILINIDDARATGAIQPGSRLTYRYMFAGSPEAVQSFRQLIDPQLKADQRWLTLKQDNGALAQSIERAQQFLLLSALLTLLLAVAAVAVSMTHYCRSRHNLVAILKTLGAGRWALRQWIIGQWLVILLAATTVGSILGLVFESLLIRVLATMLPKMLPEAGMWPWVWAIGALFSIALLVGIRPYRQLMATQPSRVLRSDVTASIWPLRYYLPAVALLVTGGLVLLAGTEPLLWSLLAGIPVVALLLGILGWSGLWLLRRITFRQLSLRLAVSRLLCRPFQTMTQLAAFSLSFMLLALLVMVRGDLLGRWQQQLPPDSPNYFLVNMTQPQIAQVNDLLANYKVKPTEYYPVVLARLTEINGQPAIEWADEKHPKSTTVRRELNLTWKKELPPFNTLVEGSWPPKPKEVSMEQGVAEQLQIKVGDKLTFTGDTRTFAVTVSSIRKVDWESLYPNFFFIFAKETLEHQPQTWLTSFHYEGNGRLLTELNRHFPTISMLDIGSMIKQIQGILQQVSRALEIMVVLVMVCGGLLLLAQIQVGMNQRQLELVVYRTLGASKKLLRRTLWSEFVLLGFMAGLAAAFGAEIALWLLQTKVFDFPWQPQWLMWLLLPIISSLLLSLCGGWLGIRLLRRQGQYRRLPE; this comes from the coding sequence ATGATCTGGCGTTGGTTTTGGCGTGAATGGCGTACACCATCGCTATTGATTGTCTGGTTGTCCCTGACGTTAGCTGTGGCGTGTGTATTGGCATTAGGACGTATTGGTGATCGCATTGATCAGAGTGTCCATTATCAGAGCCGCGATTTTCTGGCAGGCGATCTGGTATTACGTGCATCGTATCCTGTTGATGGATCCTGGCTAAAGCTGGCTCAGGAAAAAGGATTGACATTAAGCCGTCAAATCTCATTTTCAACCATGACTTATGCAGGAGATATTCCGCAACTGGCTCAGGTTAAAGCAACCGATGAACGTTACCCGTTGTATGGTGAACTGGAAACTAATCCAAAGGGATTAAAGCCAGAGAAAGGTTCTGTACTGGTTGCTCCCCGTTTGCTGGCACTATTGAATATTAAAGTCGGGGATAACCTTGATGTCGGGGATACCACATTGAGAATCAGTGGCGAACTGTTGCAAGAGCCGGATAGTGGTTTTAATCCATTCCAGCTTTCTCCCCGTATTTTAATCAATATTGATGATGCCAGAGCGACAGGCGCAATTCAGCCGGGAAGCCGTTTGACTTATCGTTATATGTTTGCTGGTTCGCCAGAGGCGGTTCAATCATTCCGGCAACTGATCGATCCACAGTTAAAAGCGGATCAGCGTTGGTTGACACTAAAACAGGATAATGGCGCGTTGGCACAATCCATCGAACGTGCCCAACAATTCTTGTTGTTGTCGGCATTACTGACATTATTGCTGGCCGTAGCAGCGGTAGCCGTTTCCATGACTCACTATTGTCGTAGCCGACACAATCTGGTTGCGATCCTGAAAACACTGGGAGCAGGGCGTTGGGCGTTGCGTCAGTGGATCATTGGGCAGTGGTTGGTGATATTGCTTGCAGCTACGACAGTCGGTTCCATTCTGGGGCTGGTTTTTGAATCGCTATTGATTCGGGTACTGGCCACTATGCTACCTAAGATGTTACCGGAAGCAGGGATGTGGCCGTGGGTATGGGCGATTGGAGCGCTGTTCAGTATTGCTCTGCTGGTGGGCATTCGGCCCTATCGCCAACTGATGGCAACTCAGCCATCAAGAGTATTACGAAGCGATGTCACCGCGTCTATCTGGCCATTACGTTATTATCTGCCTGCGGTAGCACTGCTGGTTACTGGTGGATTAGTCTTATTGGCAGGAACTGAGCCACTGTTATGGTCATTGCTGGCAGGTATACCAGTTGTTGCATTGTTATTAGGCATATTGGGCTGGAGTGGTTTGTGGTTACTGCGCCGTATCACATTTCGCCAGTTGAGCCTGCGTCTGGCGGTCAGCCGACTGTTGTGCCGCCCATTCCAGACGATGACACAATTAGCAGCATTTTCACTTTCCTTCATGTTATTGGCACTGCTTGTCATGGTGAGAGGAGATTTACTGGGACGATGGCAGCAACAGTTACCACCAGATAGCCCGAATTATTTTCTGGTTAACATGACTCAGCCGCAAATTGCTCAGGTAAATGATTTATTGGCAAACTATAAAGTGAAGCCAACGGAATACTATCCTGTGGTGTTAGCACGTTTAACAGAAATTAATGGGCAGCCGGCAATTGAATGGGCTGATGAAAAGCACCCCAAAAGTACAACAGTACGCCGTGAACTCAATTTAACATGGAAAAAAGAATTGCCACCGTTTAACACCCTTGTGGAAGGAAGCTGGCCGCCGAAACCCAAAGAAGTTTCTATGGAGCAAGGGGTTGCAGAGCAATTGCAGATTAAGGTTGGAGATAAATTGACTTTCACCGGGGACACCCGAACTTTTGCGGTGACAGTCAGCAGCATTCGCAAAGTGGATTGGGAAAGCCTGTATCCGAACTTCTTCTTTATTTTTGCCAAAGAAACACTGGAGCACCAACCGCAAACATGGTTGACCAGCTTCCATTATGAGGGAAATGGAAGATTGTTAACGGAACTGAATCGTCATTTTCCAACAATCAGTATGCTGGATATTGGCTCTATGATTAAGCAGATACAAGGTATCTTGCAGCAAGTTAGCCGGGCGTTGGAAATTATGGTTGTGTTGGTGATGGTCTGTGGTGGATTACTTTTATTGGCACAGATTCAGGTTGGTATGAACCAACGACAGCTTGAACTGGTAGTTTATCGAACATTGGGAGCCAGTAAGAAACTGTTGCGTCGTACATTGTGGAGCGAATTTGTCTTGCTCGGTTTTATGGCAGGTTTGGCTGCGGCATTTGGTGCCGAAATTGCACTTTGGTTGTTACAGACAAAAGTTTTTGATTTTCCGTGGCAACCGCAGTGGCTGATGTGGCTCCTGTTGCCGATTATCAGCAGTCTGTTGCTTTCATTGTGTGGTGGTTGGCTGGGTATCCGGCTATTGCGCAGACAAGGACAATATCGACGTTTACCAGAATAA
- a CDS encoding LLM class flavin-dependent oxidoreductase, with protein sequence MSKKEFGVFLPIAKGGWIISKNTPPLDSSYKQNREAAILADQIGLDFIMSMGKWRGFGGETDHWGSSLESVTMMAGIAEVTHRAKLIATVHAGLHNPAVTAKMIATLDHISQGRAGLNIVSGSFRDEFEQMGEWDSRLDHDQRYAMTEEWTRLIKRLWREKQVDYQGAYFNLKQCVSDPKPLSHPRPYLVCAGQSERGLRFSVRHTDVCFIGGKDETETRRISLTAKRIASEYNTTTKTFCMCTIICAESDAYAETLAQFYRQGLDVEAVRNMMHSFGVDVDGKSNAMVERSQNAFMTHTAIGTADTCYKQLSDLLRTCELDGVMLIFPDYIEGLKIFGDQILPKLRAEFG encoded by the coding sequence ATGTCAAAGAAAGAGTTCGGTGTATTTCTGCCTATTGCCAAAGGTGGGTGGATTATTTCCAAAAACACGCCGCCATTGGATTCGTCTTATAAACAAAACCGTGAGGCGGCTATTCTTGCCGATCAAATCGGCCTTGATTTCATTATGTCCATGGGAAAATGGCGCGGTTTTGGCGGTGAAACTGATCATTGGGGTAGTTCACTCGAATCTGTCACCATGATGGCTGGCATTGCTGAAGTAACTCATCGCGCCAAGTTGATCGCAACGGTTCATGCTGGCCTGCACAATCCGGCGGTTACTGCCAAAATGATCGCTACTTTGGATCATATCAGTCAAGGGCGTGCCGGGCTGAATATTGTCTCTGGCTCATTCCGCGATGAATTTGAACAGATGGGGGAATGGGACAGCAGACTGGATCACGATCAACGTTATGCTATGACAGAGGAATGGACGCGATTGATAAAACGGCTTTGGCGCGAAAAACAAGTTGATTATCAAGGAGCGTATTTCAATCTGAAACAGTGTGTCTCTGACCCCAAACCTCTTTCACACCCTCGCCCTTATTTAGTTTGTGCCGGCCAGTCCGAACGCGGCCTGCGTTTCAGTGTACGCCATACCGATGTCTGTTTCATTGGCGGTAAAGATGAAACAGAGACCCGCAGGATCAGTTTAACCGCCAAACGCATTGCCTCAGAATACAACACCACAACCAAGACATTTTGCATGTGTACAATCATTTGTGCTGAAAGTGATGCTTATGCCGAAACCCTTGCTCAATTCTATCGTCAGGGTTTGGATGTAGAGGCGGTCAGAAATATGATGCACAGTTTTGGTGTCGATGTGGATGGAAAAAGTAATGCGATGGTAGAAAGATCTCAAAACGCTTTCATGACTCATACTGCTATCGGAACAGCAGATACTTGCTATAAACAACTGTCGGATTTGCTGCGTACCTGTGAATTGGATGGGGTAATGTTGATATTTCCTGATTATATTGAAGGCTTGAAAATATTCGGCGATCAAATCCTGCCGAAATTGAGGGCTGAATTTGGCTGA
- the lpxH gene encoding UDP-2,3-diacylglucosamine diphosphatase: protein MSTLFIADLHLSAQEPAITAGFLHFLREDAIHAESLYILGDFFDYWIGDDDPNPLHTEIAQALNTLKQKGVSCYFLHGNRDFLLSSRFAKESGLILLPQEKVLELYGKRILILHGDTLCTDDAGYQQYRKRVHTPWIQRLFLLLPLFIRLKIAAKMRAGSQYANRQKSESIMDVNQQTVTEHFNKYQVDWMIHGHTHRPAIHDIQISDKTVHRGVLGAWHNQGSMFKVTEASIELIFFPF from the coding sequence ATGAGTACACTGTTTATTGCAGATTTGCATCTCAGTGCGCAAGAACCGGCAATTACTGCCGGTTTTCTACATTTTTTGCGTGAAGATGCAATTCATGCTGAAAGCCTGTATATCCTCGGTGATTTTTTTGATTACTGGATTGGTGATGATGATCCCAATCCCCTGCATACTGAAATAGCCCAGGCACTTAATACACTGAAACAAAAAGGGGTTTCGTGCTATTTTCTTCATGGTAACCGTGATTTTTTGTTAAGTTCCCGGTTTGCCAAAGAGAGTGGTCTGATTCTGCTGCCGCAAGAAAAGGTATTGGAATTATACGGTAAACGTATTCTGATCTTGCACGGCGATACACTTTGCACCGATGACGCAGGTTATCAACAATATCGTAAACGAGTACATACCCCGTGGATCCAGCGGCTGTTTTTACTTCTTCCCTTATTTATTCGGCTAAAAATTGCAGCCAAAATGCGGGCCGGAAGCCAATATGCTAACCGCCAGAAATCCGAATCAATCATGGATGTCAACCAACAGACTGTTACTGAACACTTTAACAAATATCAGGTCGATTGGATGATCCACGGGCATACCCATCGTCCAGCGATCCATGATATCCAAATCAGCGATAAAACTGTGCATCGTGGCGTATTAGGGGCCTGGCACAATCAGGGTTCGATGTTTAAAGTGACAGAAGCATCTATTGAACTGATATTTTTTCCTTTTTGA
- a CDS encoding CynX/NimT family MFS transporter — translation MSIQHDKFGRTYQWFLLILLGMVYFLSTATTFTSLGVVLPSMINELDWSWTDAGLGFTLLGLTCGLSSFLPTVCIRKIGVRFTLFIGLLIFLAGFYNLYHTHTISSYFIGTALIGVGFTFLATVPGTYVISRLYEKQSLAFGFYFTIGGLGGVIGPWIYFLATRVWGTWRMHWMISAVILAVFVILTILVLQEGEQEMAHAKAVNQKHNSENPPSIYRTRQFWTARQALCTWQFYIIAATYTAFLWCGITVNSFAVAHIIENGFSEAIAAGLLSSMAFINAFSRLASGAIGEWLDPKKLLVGSLAIIIFGLIALSIASSWPFLIAFTLFVGMGYGMTFLASSVLLANYFGRKPYLELFSIMNLISTLACLAPFFAGAIKDYSGSFTWAFLIIAIPVFVVLVVTLMMKPPAKK, via the coding sequence ATGTCCATTCAACACGACAAATTCGGACGTACTTATCAGTGGTTTTTGCTGATACTTTTAGGCATGGTTTATTTTTTGTCCACAGCAACAACCTTTACGTCGTTGGGTGTTGTCCTGCCCAGCATGATAAACGAGCTGGACTGGAGCTGGACTGATGCTGGTTTGGGGTTCACTCTGCTTGGCCTGACTTGCGGGTTATCCAGTTTCCTGCCAACGGTGTGCATTCGCAAAATTGGCGTTCGCTTCACGCTATTTATTGGCCTGCTGATTTTTCTGGCTGGCTTCTACAACCTTTATCACACGCATACTATTTCATCGTATTTTATCGGAACGGCTTTAATTGGGGTCGGGTTTACTTTTCTGGCAACCGTGCCCGGCACCTATGTTATTTCACGATTATATGAAAAACAGTCCCTTGCTTTCGGTTTCTATTTTACGATTGGAGGACTGGGAGGCGTGATTGGCCCATGGATCTATTTTCTGGCAACCCGTGTCTGGGGAACGTGGAGAATGCACTGGATGATCTCTGCCGTCATTCTGGCTGTTTTTGTTATCCTGACCATTCTTGTTCTTCAGGAAGGAGAACAGGAAATGGCTCATGCTAAGGCAGTCAATCAAAAGCACAACAGCGAAAATCCCCCCAGTATTTATCGTACCAGGCAGTTCTGGACAGCCCGACAAGCACTGTGCACATGGCAATTTTATATCATTGCCGCAACCTATACGGCGTTTCTGTGGTGTGGTATTACGGTGAATAGCTTTGCCGTCGCCCATATTATCGAAAATGGTTTCAGTGAAGCGATTGCCGCTGGGTTACTGAGTTCTATGGCTTTCATCAATGCTTTTTCAAGGTTGGCCAGTGGTGCCATAGGAGAGTGGCTTGATCCCAAAAAACTGCTGGTTGGCAGTCTGGCTATCATTATTTTTGGCTTAATCGCCTTGAGTATCGCCTCTTCATGGCCATTCCTGATTGCCTTCACACTGTTTGTCGGCATGGGTTATGGTATGACTTTCCTCGCTTCCAGTGTCCTGCTCGCCAATTATTTTGGCCGTAAGCCTTATCTGGAACTATTCTCGATCATGAACCTGATTTCTACTCTGGCGTGTCTGGCACCTTTCTTTGCCGGTGCCATAAAAGATTATTCCGGTAGTTTTACATGGGCTTTTCTCATCATTGCTATCCCTGTATTTGTCGTGTTAGTTGTAACACTGATGATGAAACCTCCAGCCAAAAAATGA